Proteins co-encoded in one Populus trichocarpa isolate Nisqually-1 chromosome 10, P.trichocarpa_v4.1, whole genome shotgun sequence genomic window:
- the LOC7496686 gene encoding uncharacterized protein LOC7496686 produces MMDMKGGVGVGGGRVGVGEEDLGDGMQCSDHPYRNNPGGICAFCLQEKLGKLVSSSFPLPIRGSSSSSSSPSFRSVIGVGGSSNVGAGTSLSLAARPTTTKCRNDGGSNSHYQEYYTRRARIPFLLAKKKKKIMVASSTSDRDIVFKRSKSTTTPRRSHFLDAATDDGEDFSPRRRGFWSFLYLSSSKPGTSTKKIEKVSSLASSTRAITTTSTNGSTVRPKEKCLGSSLSRKGDSIVVVEDDDDSPNSQATASASTFERKVSRSRSVGCGSRSFSGDFFERISTGFGDCTLRRVESQREGKPKVTSGASHMKERVRCGGIFGGFNITSSSSSSSSSSYWVSSSAEDMNGKSSGAGPLAHGRSRSWGWAFASPMRAFGSKPSSKDGKRNIKHTTPNLSAIPSLLAVRG; encoded by the coding sequence ATGATGGATATGAAAGGAGGAGTTGGTGTTGGAGGAGgtagagttggtgtaggtgaaGAAGACTTGGGGGATGGTATGCAATGCAGTGACCATCCTTACAGAAACAACCCAGGTGGTATCTGTGCCTTTTGTCTTCAAGAAAAGCTTGGCAAGCTTGTTTCTTCTTCGTTTCCTTTACCTATACGtggctcttcctcttcctcctcttcccCTTCTTTTAGATCTGTTATTGGTGTTGGTGGCTCTAGCAATGTTGGTGCAGGTACTTCACTATCACTTGCGGCGCGTCCCACAACAACAAAATGTAGAAATGATGGTGGCAGTAATAGTCACTATCAAGAATATTACACAAGGAGGGCCAggatcccttttcttttggctaaaaagaagaagaaaatcatggtAGCATCATCAACATCAGATCGTGATATTGTTTTCAAGAGAAGCAAATCTACTACAACTCCTAGGAGAAGCCATTTCTTGGATGCTGCTACTGATGATGGTGAGGATTTTAGCCCAAGAAGGAGAGGGTTTTGGTCATTTCTTTATCTCTCGTCTTCGAAGCCCGGTACTTCAactaagaaaatagaaaaggtgTCTTCCTTGGCTTCAAGTACAAGAGCAATAACCACCACCTCCACAAATGGGTCCACGGTGAGGCCAAAAGAGAAGTGCTTGGGGTCTTCTTTGTCAAGGAAAGGTGACAGTATTGTGGTTGTGGAGGATGACGATGATAGTCCTAACAGCCAAGCAACTGCCTCTGCCTCCACTTTTGAGAGAAAGGTGTCAAGATCTAGATCTGTTGGGTGTGGGAGCAGGAGCTTCTCTGGTGATTTCTTTGAGAGAATCTCTACTGGGTTTGGTGATTGCACTCTAAGAAGAGTGGAGTCCCAAAGGGAAGGCAAGCCAAAGGTCACTTCTGGGGCTTCTCACATGAAAGAGAGGGTCAGGTGTGGCGGTATCTTCGGTGGGTTCAACATAACCTCCTCGTCgtcttcctcttcatcatcatcttacTGGGTCTCATCATCAGCTGAAGACATGAATGGGAAATCATCAGGAGCTGGGCCTCTTGCTCATGGAAGAAGCAGGAGCTGGGGTTGGGCTTTTGCTAGCCCAATGAGAGCTTTTGGCAGCAAACCCTCTTCAAAAGATGGAAAAAGAAACATCAAGCATACCACTCCAAACTTGTCTGCTATTCCTTCTTTGTTAGCTGTGAGAGGCTAA
- the LOC7496687 gene encoding late embryogenesis abundant protein Lea5, translated as MARSLPNAKLLVASLADGLSLSVFRRGYAAAAPISAAVTASFGRGGSRTSAMTGKMEDGAVAKEDSEAYSAWAPDPVTGYYRPANYVAEIDPAELREMVLSHRVRPQ; from the exons atgGCTCGCTCTCTCCCAAACGCTAAGCTTCTTGTCGCTTCTCTTGCTGATGGTCTTTCCCTCTCTGTTTTCCG GAGAGGTTACGCGGCTGCTGCACCGATCAGTGCTGCTGTAACAGCGAGCTTCGGTAGGGGTGGGTCAAGGACCAGTGCTATGACAGGGAAAATGGAAGATGGGGCGGTGGCCAAAGAAGATTCTGAGGCCTACTCTGCATGGGCTCCTGATCCAGTTACTGGGTATTACAGGCCTGCTAATTATGTAGCAGAGATTGATCCAGCTGAACTTAGGGAAATGGTGTTGAGCCATAGGGTTAGGCCACAGTAG
- the LOC7475905 gene encoding phylloplanin: MAFKSFLFVSLVGAAILAAPVAEAQLGLIGGLLGLIRIQGTLFCTANGNMGANGTATPVFPNALVQLQCGGNVVSTSTTNGSGIFSILLDPLNYILSSLLTNCNLKVDTPLTSCNSSLPALGGLLSSLQFIGNTPLGALLSVANIIPAGFRFLPSN, encoded by the exons ATGGCCTTCAAATcatttctctttgtttctctcgTAGGTGCTGCAATATTGGCAGCCCCAGTTGCTGAAGCTCAGCTTGGGCTTATAGGCGGCCTTCTGGGTTTGATCCGCATCCAAGGGACTCTATTTTGCACTGCCAATGGCAATATGGGTGCTAATGGCACAGCAACCCCTGTTTTCCCTA ATGCTCTCGTGCAGTTGCAATGTGGAGGAAATGTGGTTTCTACATCAACCACCAATGGATCTgggattttttctattttgttggATCCTCTAAATTATATTCTTTCCTCGTTATTGACCAACTGCAACCTGAAGGTCGATACACCGCTGACCAGCTGCAACTCCAGTCTCCCTGCTCTGGGTGGCCTCCTGTCATCCTTACAGTTCATCGGGAACACTCCTCTGGGAGCCCTCCTAAGTGTTGCAAACATCATCCCTGCCGGATTCCGATTCTTGCCTTCAAATTAA
- the LOC18102267 gene encoding LOW QUALITY PROTEIN: probable 3-ketoacyl-CoA synthase 21 (The sequence of the model RefSeq protein was modified relative to this genomic sequence to represent the inferred CDS: inserted 3 bases in 3 codons; substituted 1 base at 1 genomic stop codon) gives MAWDLAPRILPLYDAKSSNLDIPISFSQKKSYRLFTRLHYVYINKHFDPDSVAFQVKILEEPGFSEENSIHHSLARVPIRTKKLSFSIDEAXISVITDLLKKSNINPXDIDMLISNSSIFSPXPSLIAMIINKFRMRSNIMSFNLLGMGCSAGITSVGLARDLLRVHQNLLVLIVSTEMTSPNWCTGKNPCMLLTNCLXLNVAANVLKLNIATIGPMVLPFSEQLRYVVSLILQKMRIATRTSLYTPDFKRAFEHFSMHTGGKAVIQAIERNLALLKEDADPSMMTLHRFGNTSYSSIWYELGYIEAKGKMKRGVRVWQIAFGSGFKCNSAVWKCIYNEGADIANIWEDEIHRYPVEIPDIMKIN, from the exons ATGGCATGGGACTT AGCTCCTCGCATCCTACCACTTTATGATGCTAAAAGCAGCAACCTTGATATTCCTATATCTTTCTCACAGAAGAAGAGTTACCGTTTATTTACTAGACTTCACTATGTATATATTAACAAGCACTTTGATCCTGATAGTGTTGCTTTCCAAGTCAAGATCCTAGAAGAACCTGGGTTCAGCGAGGAAAACAGCATTCATCATTCTCTTGCTCGTGTAcctataagaacaaaaaaactctCCTTTTCCATAGATGAGG ACATTTCTGTAATTACAGATCTGCTGAAAAAAAGCAACATCAACCCATAGGAtattgatatgctaatatctaATAGTAGCATATTCTCTC ACCCGTCTCTTATAgctatgataataaataaatttagaatgaGGAGCAATATCATGAGTTTTAACCTGTTGGGTATGGGATGCAGTGCGGGAATCACATCAGTTGGACTCGCCAGAGACTTGTTGAGGGTACACCAAAACTTGCTGGTGCTTATTGTGAGCACTGAAATGACAAGTCCTAATTGGTGTACTGGTAAGAACCCATGCATGTTGCTAACTAATTGTC TACTGAATGTGGCTGCAAATGTATTGAAGCTAAACATTGCCACAATAGGACCTATGGTCTTGCCATTTTCAGAACAACTACGGTATGTGGTTTCATTGATTTTGCAGAAGATGAGAATTGCTACCAGGACAAGCTTATATACTCCAGATTTTAAGAGAGCCTTTGAGCATTTCAGCATGCATACAGGAGGAAAAGCTGTCATTCAAGCAATTGAAAGAAACCTAGCATTGTTGAAAGAAGATGCCGACCCCTCTATGATGACTCTTCACAGATTTGGAAATACTTCATATTCTTCTATTTGGTACGAGCTAGGTTATATAGAAGCAAAAGGAAAGATGAAAAGGGGTGTTCGTGTTTGGCAGATTGCCTTCGGAAGTGGGTTCAAGTGTAATAGTGCAGTATGGAAATGCATTTACAATGAAGGAGCTGATATAGCAAATATTTGGGAAGATGAAATCCATAGATATCCAGTAGAAATACCAGATATCATGAAAATCAACTGA